The following are from one region of the Streptomyces rubrogriseus genome:
- the dapA gene encoding 4-hydroxy-tetrahydrodipicolinate synthase produces the protein MAPTSTPQTPFGRVLTAMVTPFTADGALDLDGAQRLAAHLVDAGNDGLIINGTTGESPTTSDAEKADLVRAVVEAVGDRAHVVAGVGTNNTQHSIELARAAERVGAHGLLLVTPYYNKPPQEGLYLHFTAIADAAGLPVMLYDIPGRSGVPINTETLVRLAEHPRIVANKDAKGDLGRASWAIARSGLAWYSGDDMLNLPLLSVGAVGFVSVVGHVVTPELRAMVDAFVAGDVQKALEIHQKLLPVFTGMFRTQGVMTTKGALALQGLPAGPLRAPMVGLTPEETEQLKIDLAAGGVQL, from the coding sequence ATGGCTCCGACCTCCACTCCGCAGACCCCCTTCGGGCGGGTCCTCACCGCCATGGTCACGCCCTTCACGGCGGACGGCGCACTCGACCTCGACGGCGCCCAGCGGCTCGCCGCCCACCTGGTGGACGCAGGCAACGACGGCCTGATCATCAACGGCACCACCGGCGAGTCCCCGACCACCAGCGACGCGGAGAAAGCGGACCTCGTACGAGCCGTCGTGGAGGCCGTCGGCGACCGGGCGCACGTCGTGGCCGGAGTGGGCACCAACAACACCCAGCACAGCATCGAGCTGGCCCGTGCCGCCGAGCGCGTCGGCGCCCACGGCCTGCTGCTCGTCACGCCGTACTACAACAAGCCCCCTCAGGAGGGCCTGTACCTGCACTTCACGGCCATCGCCGACGCCGCCGGGCTGCCGGTCATGCTCTACGACATCCCCGGCCGCAGCGGCGTCCCGATCAACACCGAGACCCTGGTCCGGCTCGCGGAGCACCCGCGGATCGTCGCCAACAAGGACGCCAAGGGCGACCTCGGCCGGGCCAGCTGGGCCATCGCGCGCTCCGGCCTCGCCTGGTACTCCGGCGACGACATGCTGAACCTGCCGCTCCTCTCCGTGGGCGCGGTCGGCTTCGTCTCGGTCGTCGGCCACGTCGTCACCCCCGAGCTGCGCGCCATGGTGGACGCGTTCGTCGCCGGTGACGTACAGAAGGCCCTGGAGATCCACCAGAAGCTGCTCCCCGTCTTCACCGGCATGTTCCGCACCCAGGGCGTCATGACCACCAAGGGCGCGCTCGCCCTCCAGGGGCTGCCCGCAGGACCGCTGCGCGCCCCCATGGTCGGCCTCACGCCCGAGGAAACCGAGCAGCTCAAGATCGATCTTGCCGCCGGCGGGGTACAGCTCTGA
- the thyX gene encoding FAD-dependent thymidylate synthase → MTDTPADDPKIELRSDITVELVKSAATDSDVLFAARVSTAGEQSLDELKKDPERSKGLINYLMRDRHGSPFEHNSMTFFVSAPIFVFREFMRHRVGWSYNEESGRYRELQPVFYVPDASRKLVQQGRPGKYVFVEGTPEQHELVGGAMEDSYRQAYATYQQMLAAGVAREVARAVLPVGLYSSMYATCNARSLMHFLGLRTQHELAKVPSFPQREIEMVGEKMEAEWARLMPLTHAAFNANGRVAP, encoded by the coding sequence GTGACCGACACCCCCGCCGACGATCCGAAGATCGAACTCCGCAGTGACATCACCGTCGAGCTGGTCAAGAGCGCCGCGACCGACTCCGACGTGCTGTTCGCCGCCCGTGTCTCCACCGCCGGGGAGCAGTCCCTGGACGAGCTGAAGAAGGACCCGGAGCGCTCCAAGGGCCTGATCAACTACCTCATGCGGGACCGGCACGGCAGCCCGTTCGAGCACAACTCGATGACCTTCTTCGTGAGCGCCCCGATCTTCGTCTTCCGGGAGTTCATGCGGCACCGCGTCGGCTGGTCCTACAACGAGGAGTCGGGCCGCTACCGGGAGCTCCAGCCGGTCTTCTACGTCCCGGACGCCTCCCGCAAGCTGGTGCAGCAGGGCCGCCCCGGCAAGTACGTCTTCGTCGAGGGCACCCCCGAGCAGCACGAGCTGGTCGGCGGCGCGATGGAGGACTCCTACCGCCAGGCCTACGCGACGTACCAGCAGATGCTCGCCGCCGGCGTCGCCCGCGAGGTGGCCCGCGCGGTGCTCCCCGTCGGTCTGTACTCGTCGATGTACGCGACCTGCAACGCCCGCTCGCTGATGCACTTCCTGGGCCTGCGCACCCAGCACGAGCTGGCCAAGGTGCCCTCCTTCCCGCAGCGGGAGATCGAGATGGTCGGCGAGAAGATGGAGGCGGAGTGGGCCCGCCTCATGCCGCTCACCCACGCCGCCTTCAACGCCAACGGCCGCGTGGCGCCGTAG
- a CDS encoding tetratricopeptide repeat protein: protein MRAKITYLVTAAVLVFYFALVGSRGVLLIKTGTLLTVTFGVAVLILPVIGLWFLWKNTQFVRRANALAAELDAEGGLPVDELKRTPSGRVDRESADAVFALRKAETEDAPGDWRSWFRLAVAYHDARDTPRARKAMQRAIALHDGKHVEAA, encoded by the coding sequence ATGCGCGCGAAGATCACCTACCTCGTCACGGCCGCCGTCCTGGTCTTCTACTTCGCCCTGGTCGGCAGCCGCGGCGTACTGCTCATCAAGACCGGCACCCTCCTCACCGTCACGTTCGGCGTCGCGGTGCTGATCCTGCCGGTGATCGGCCTGTGGTTCCTGTGGAAGAACACCCAGTTCGTCCGCCGGGCCAACGCCCTCGCCGCCGAACTCGACGCCGAGGGCGGACTGCCCGTCGACGAGCTGAAGCGCACCCCCAGCGGCCGGGTCGACCGGGAGTCGGCCGACGCGGTCTTCGCCCTGCGCAAGGCGGAGACGGAGGACGCCCCCGGCGACTGGCGCAGCTGGTTCCGCCTCGCAGTCGCCTACCACGACGCCCGCGACACCCCGCGCGCCCGCAAGGCGATGCAGCGGGCGATCGCCCTGCACGACGGCAAGCACGTCGAGGCCGCCTGA
- the dapB gene encoding 4-hydroxy-tetrahydrodipicolinate reductase, giving the protein MSKLRVAVLGAKGRIGSEAVRAVEAAEDMELVAALGRGDGLEVLAETGAQVAVELTTPASVMDNLDYCVRHGIHAVVGTTGWTDERLAQLNAWLDASPGTGVLIAPNFSIGAVLTMKFAQIAAPYFESVEVVELHHPNKVDAPSGTATRTAQLIAQARQKAGSAPAPDATATALDGARGADVDGVPVHAIRLRGLLAHQEVLLGAEGETLTVRHDSLHHSSFMPGILLGARRVVTTPGLTFGLEHFLDLN; this is encoded by the coding sequence ATGAGCAAGCTGCGCGTGGCCGTCCTCGGTGCCAAGGGCCGGATCGGCTCCGAGGCGGTACGGGCGGTCGAGGCCGCCGAGGACATGGAGCTGGTCGCCGCCCTCGGCCGGGGCGACGGCCTGGAGGTGCTGGCCGAGACCGGCGCCCAGGTCGCCGTCGAGCTGACCACCCCCGCCTCGGTGATGGACAACCTCGACTACTGCGTACGCCACGGCATCCACGCCGTCGTCGGCACCACCGGCTGGACCGACGAGCGCCTCGCGCAGCTCAACGCGTGGCTCGACGCCTCCCCGGGGACCGGCGTGCTCATCGCGCCGAACTTCTCCATCGGCGCCGTGCTGACCATGAAATTCGCGCAGATCGCGGCCCCGTACTTCGAGTCCGTCGAGGTCGTCGAGCTGCACCACCCGAACAAGGTGGACGCCCCCAGCGGCACCGCCACCCGCACCGCCCAGCTGATCGCTCAGGCCCGGCAGAAGGCAGGCTCCGCACCGGCGCCCGACGCCACTGCCACCGCCCTGGACGGCGCCCGCGGCGCGGACGTGGACGGGGTCCCGGTGCACGCGATCCGGCTGCGCGGCCTGCTCGCCCACCAGGAGGTCCTGCTCGGCGCCGAGGGCGAGACCCTCACCGTCCGGCACGACTCCCTGCACCACAGCAGCTTCATGCCGGGCATCCTGCTGGGCGCCCGCCGGGTGGTCACCACCCCGGGCCTCACCTTCGGCCTGGAACACTTCCTGGACCTGAACTGA
- a CDS encoding M16 family metallopeptidase, producing MTSRSATATARTSSEARAVARTQTLIKGEHGIGTVRRTTLPGGLRIVTETLPSVRSATFGIWAHVGSRDETPALNGATHYLEHLLFKGTRKRSALDISAAIDAVGGEMNAFTAKEYTCYYARVLDTDLPLAIDVVCDMLTGSLIQEEDVDVERGAILEEIAMTEDDPGDCVHDLFAHTMFGDNALGRPVLGTVDTVNALTADRIRRFYKKHYDPTHLVVAAAGNVDHNKVVRQVRAAFEKAGAFRDPAAEPIAPRAGRRTIRTSGRVELIGRKTEQAHVILGMPGLARTDERRWAMGVLNTALGGGMSSRLFQEVREKRGLAYSVYSYTSGFADCGLFGVYAGCRPSQVHDVLKICRDELDHVAEHGLTDDEIGRAVGQLQGSTVLGLEDTGALMNRIGKSELCWGEQMSVDDMLARIASVTPDDVRAVARDVLGRRPSLSVIGPLKDKQASRLHDAVA from the coding sequence GTGACGTCCCGTAGCGCCACGGCGACGGCCCGCACCTCCTCGGAGGCGCGGGCCGTCGCCCGTACCCAAACCCTCATCAAGGGCGAGCACGGCATCGGCACGGTCCGCAGGACGACCCTCCCCGGCGGCCTGCGCATCGTCACCGAGACCCTGCCCTCGGTCCGCTCGGCGACCTTCGGCATCTGGGCCCACGTCGGCTCCCGCGACGAGACCCCGGCCCTGAACGGCGCCACCCACTACCTGGAGCACCTGCTCTTCAAGGGCACCCGCAAGCGCAGCGCCCTGGACATCTCCGCCGCCATCGACGCGGTCGGCGGTGAGATGAACGCGTTCACGGCGAAGGAGTACACGTGCTACTACGCGCGCGTGCTCGACACCGACCTGCCGCTCGCCATCGACGTCGTCTGCGACATGCTGACCGGCTCGCTGATCCAGGAGGAGGACGTCGACGTCGAGCGCGGCGCCATCCTCGAAGAGATCGCGATGACCGAGGACGACCCCGGTGACTGCGTGCACGACCTGTTCGCGCACACCATGTTCGGCGACAACGCGCTGGGCCGCCCCGTCCTCGGCACCGTCGACACGGTCAACGCCCTCACCGCCGACCGCATCCGCCGCTTCTACAAGAAGCACTACGACCCCACCCACCTGGTGGTCGCCGCGGCCGGCAACGTCGACCACAACAAGGTCGTACGCCAGGTCCGCGCCGCCTTCGAGAAGGCCGGCGCCTTCCGGGACCCGGCGGCCGAACCCATCGCCCCGCGCGCCGGCCGGCGCACCATCCGCACCTCCGGCCGCGTCGAGCTGATCGGCCGCAAGACCGAGCAGGCCCACGTCATCCTCGGCATGCCGGGCCTGGCCCGCACCGACGAGCGCCGCTGGGCCATGGGCGTCCTCAACACCGCCCTCGGCGGCGGCATGTCCTCGCGGCTGTTCCAGGAGGTCCGGGAGAAGCGCGGCCTGGCCTACAGCGTGTACTCGTACACGTCCGGCTTCGCCGACTGCGGCCTCTTCGGCGTGTACGCGGGCTGCCGGCCCTCCCAGGTGCACGACGTGCTCAAGATCTGCCGCGACGAGCTGGACCACGTCGCCGAGCACGGCCTCACGGACGACGAGATCGGCCGCGCCGTCGGCCAGCTCCAGGGCTCCACGGTCCTCGGCCTGGAGGACACCGGCGCGCTGATGAACCGTATCGGCAAGAGCGAGCTGTGCTGGGGCGAGCAGATGTCGGTCGACGACATGCTGGCCCGGATAGCCTCGGTCACGCCGGACGACGTCCGCGCCGTCGCCCGCGACGTCCTGGGCCGCCGGCCGTCCCTGTCGGTCATCGGCCCGCTCAAGGACAAGCAGGCGTCCCGGCTGCACGACGCCGTCGCCTGA
- a CDS encoding polyribonucleotide nucleotidyltransferase, with protein sequence MENETHYAEAVIDNGAFGTRTIRFETGRLARQAAGSAVAYLDDDTMVLSATSASKNPKDQLDFFPLTVDVEERMYAAGKIPGSFFRREGRPSEDAILTCRLIDRPLRPSFKKGLRNEIQVVATIMALNPDHLYDVVAINAASASTQLAGLPFSGPIGGVRVALIRGQWVAFPTHTELEDAVFDMVVAGRALEDGDVAIMMVEAEATEKTVKLVEGGAEAPTEEVVAAGLEAAKPFIKVLCRAQADLAAKAAKPTGEFPIFLDFQDDVLEALTGAVKPELAQALTIAGKQEREAELDRVKGIAAEKLLPEFEGREKEISAAYRALTKSLVRERVIKEKKRIDGRGVTDIRTLAAEVEAIPRVHGSALFERGETQILGVTTLNMLRMEQQLDTLSPVTRKRYMHNYNFPPYSVGETGRVGSPKRREIGHGALAERAIVPVLPTREEFPYAIRQVSEALGSNGSTSMGSVCASTMSLLNAGVPLKAPVAGIAMGLISQEINGETHYVALTDILGAEDAFGDMDFKVAGTKEFVTALQLDTKLDGIPASVLAAALKQARDARLHILDVMMEAIDTPDEMSPNAPRIITVKIPVDKIGEVIGPKGKMINQIQEDTGADITIEDDGTIYIGAAQGSQAEAARATINGIANPTMPEVGERYLGTVVKTTTFGAFVSLLPGKDGLLHISQIRKLAGGKRVENVEDVLGVGAKVQVEIAEIDSRGKLSLIPVIEGEEGSEDKKDDADQ encoded by the coding sequence GTGGAGAACGAGACCCACTACGCCGAAGCCGTGATCGACAACGGCGCGTTCGGCACCCGCACCATCCGCTTCGAGACGGGCCGCCTGGCCCGTCAGGCCGCCGGTTCCGCCGTGGCGTACCTGGACGACGACACCATGGTGCTGTCGGCCACCAGCGCCTCGAAGAACCCGAAGGACCAGCTCGACTTCTTCCCCCTGACGGTGGACGTCGAGGAGCGGATGTACGCCGCCGGCAAGATCCCCGGCAGCTTCTTCCGCCGTGAGGGCCGGCCCTCCGAGGACGCGATCCTCACCTGCCGCCTGATCGACCGCCCGCTGCGCCCGTCCTTCAAGAAGGGCCTGCGCAACGAGATCCAGGTCGTCGCGACGATCATGGCCCTCAACCCCGACCACCTGTACGACGTCGTGGCGATCAACGCCGCCTCCGCGTCCACGCAGCTGGCCGGTCTGCCCTTCTCCGGCCCGATCGGCGGCGTCCGCGTCGCGCTGATCCGCGGCCAGTGGGTGGCCTTCCCGACGCACACCGAGCTCGAGGACGCCGTCTTCGACATGGTCGTCGCGGGCCGCGCCCTGGAGGACGGCGATGTCGCGATCATGATGGTCGAGGCCGAGGCCACCGAGAAGACCGTCAAGCTGGTCGAGGGAGGCGCCGAGGCGCCCACCGAGGAGGTCGTCGCCGCCGGTCTCGAGGCCGCGAAGCCCTTCATCAAGGTGCTCTGCCGCGCCCAGGCCGACCTCGCCGCCAAGGCCGCCAAGCCGACCGGCGAGTTCCCGATCTTCCTGGACTTCCAGGACGACGTCCTCGAGGCGCTGACCGGCGCCGTCAAGCCCGAGCTGGCCCAGGCGCTCACCATTGCCGGCAAGCAGGAGCGCGAGGCCGAGCTGGACCGCGTCAAGGGCATCGCCGCCGAGAAGCTCCTGCCGGAGTTCGAGGGCCGCGAGAAGGAGATCTCCGCCGCGTACCGCGCGCTGACCAAGTCCCTGGTCCGCGAGCGCGTCATCAAGGAGAAGAAGCGCATCGACGGCCGCGGTGTCACCGACATCCGCACCCTGGCCGCCGAGGTCGAGGCCATCCCGCGCGTGCACGGCTCCGCCCTGTTCGAGCGTGGCGAGACCCAGATCCTGGGCGTCACCACCCTCAACATGCTCCGCATGGAGCAGCAGCTGGACACCCTCTCCCCGGTGACCCGCAAGCGCTACATGCACAACTACAACTTCCCGCCGTACTCCGTCGGCGAGACCGGCCGCGTCGGCTCCCCGAAGCGCCGCGAGATCGGCCACGGCGCCCTCGCCGAGCGCGCCATCGTGCCGGTGCTGCCGACGCGCGAGGAGTTCCCCTACGCGATCCGTCAGGTGTCCGAGGCCCTCGGCTCCAACGGCTCGACGTCCATGGGCTCGGTCTGCGCCTCCACCATGTCGCTGCTGAACGCCGGTGTGCCGCTGAAGGCCCCCGTCGCCGGTATCGCCATGGGCCTGATCTCCCAGGAGATCAACGGCGAGACGCACTACGTCGCCCTCACCGACATCCTCGGTGCGGAGGACGCCTTCGGCGACATGGACTTCAAGGTCGCCGGCACCAAGGAGTTCGTGACCGCCCTCCAGCTCGACACCAAGCTGGACGGCATCCCCGCCTCCGTCCTGGCCGCCGCCCTCAAGCAGGCCCGTGACGCCCGCCTCCACATCCTCGACGTGATGATGGAAGCGATCGACACGCCGGACGAGATGTCCCCGAACGCGCCGCGGATCATCACCGTGAAGATCCCCGTCGACAAGATCGGTGAGGTCATCGGCCCCAAGGGCAAGATGATCAACCAGATCCAGGAGGACACGGGCGCCGACATCACGATCGAGGACGACGGCACCATCTACATCGGTGCCGCCCAGGGCTCGCAGGCCGAGGCCGCGCGCGCCACGATCAACGGCATCGCCAACCCGACCATGCCCGAGGTCGGCGAGCGCTACCTGGGCACGGTCGTCAAGACGACCACCTTCGGCGCGTTCGTCTCCCTGCTGCCCGGCAAGGACGGCCTGCTGCACATCTCGCAGATCCGCAAGCTCGCCGGCGGCAAGCGCGTGGAGAACGTCGAGGACGTGCTCGGCGTGGGCGCCAAGGTCCAGGTCGAGATCGCCGAGATCGACTCCCGCGGCAAGCTCTCCCTCATCCCCGTGATCGAGGGCGAGGAAGGCTCCGAGGACAAGAAGGACGACGCCGACCAGTGA